The following are from one region of the Paracoccus sp. S3-43 genome:
- the dxr gene encoding 1-deoxy-D-xylulose-5-phosphate reductoisomerase: MRRISIFGATGSVGANGVDLIRRAGPGIYRTVALTGGRNIPRLAQMARDLRAEVAVTARPELLDELRDALAGSGVEAAAGPQALIEAAGRPADWVLSAIVGAAGLVPGLTALAQGGVLALANKESLVCAGPMIHAAAARGGATILPVDSEHSAIFQALGSDNLDSVTDVTITASGGAFRDWPLERLAAATVAEASTHPNWAMGQRITIDSASMFNKAMEVIEAKEFFGLRPDRIKVLVHPESIIHAMVSHVDGGTIAHLGAPDMRHAIGYALNWPARAPLPVAPLDLAALGSLTFRAPDETRWPALRLAREVMAAGGMAGAVFNAAKEQALDDFIAGRIAFTQMAPRVEMTLQALSARAGFGDDPADLETVLHWDREARKEAAA; this comes from the coding sequence ATGCGGCGAATCTCGATCTTCGGGGCCACCGGGTCCGTGGGCGCGAATGGCGTCGACCTGATCCGCCGGGCGGGGCCGGGGATCTATCGCACCGTGGCGCTGACCGGCGGGCGGAATATCCCGCGGCTGGCGCAGATGGCGCGCGATCTGCGGGCCGAGGTCGCGGTGACGGCGCGACCCGAGCTTCTGGACGAGCTGCGCGACGCCCTGGCGGGCAGTGGCGTCGAGGCGGCGGCGGGACCGCAGGCGCTGATCGAGGCGGCGGGGCGTCCGGCGGATTGGGTGCTGTCGGCCATCGTCGGCGCGGCGGGGCTGGTGCCGGGGCTGACGGCGCTGGCGCAAGGCGGCGTCCTGGCGCTTGCGAACAAGGAATCGCTGGTCTGCGCCGGTCCCATGATCCATGCGGCGGCCGCGCGCGGCGGCGCCACGATCCTGCCGGTCGATTCCGAACATTCGGCGATCTTTCAGGCGCTTGGATCTGATAATCTCGATTCCGTCACGGATGTGACCATCACCGCGTCGGGCGGCGCCTTCCGTGACTGGCCGCTGGAGCGGCTGGCCGCGGCGACGGTGGCCGAGGCCTCCACCCATCCCAACTGGGCGATGGGCCAGCGGATCACCATCGACAGCGCGTCGATGTTCAACAAGGCGATGGAAGTCATCGAGGCGAAAGAGTTTTTCGGCCTGCGCCCCGACCGGATCAAGGTGCTGGTCCACCCCGAATCGATCATTCACGCGATGGTCAGCCATGTCGATGGCGGCACCATCGCCCATCTGGGCGCGCCCGACATGCGCCACGCCATCGGCTATGCATTGAACTGGCCCGCACGCGCGCCCCTGCCGGTGGCGCCGCTGGATCTGGCCGCGCTTGGCAGCCTGACCTTCCGCGCCCCGGACGAGACCCGCTGGCCCGCCCTGCGCCTGGCGCGCGAGGTCATGGCGGCGGGCGGCATGGCGGGGGCGGTCTTCAACGCCGCCAAGGAACAGGCGCTTGACGATTTCATCGCCGGGCGCATCGCCTTCACGCAGATGGCCCCTCGCGTGGAAATGACCTTGCAGGCCCTGTCGGCGCGGGCGGGTTTCGGCGATGATCCGGCCGACCTGGAAACGGTCCTGCATTGGGACCGCGAAGCACGCAAGGAAGCCGCCGCATGA
- a CDS encoding phosphatidate cytidylyltransferase, with protein MSAGRVNAVKPPPGKWADLSRRVASTLVLLGIGIMLAVASGIWLRLAMAMISAVTFWELAAMTGWRHPRLHPGIFGAWRPFALAVIAFMSQVVAQMFDHPAAVLALLFPLLAGLPGAATRDRWTYAIFGLAIMLAAYGLVGFREELGLSFVLWLMGIVIISDTAGYFFGRMIGGPKFWPSLSPKKTWSGTVAGWIGAALLGAALYAGGHGDLLLIWISPLVCLAGQMGDIAESWLKRRAGVKDSSNLIPGHGGFMDRFDAVTGAVLATMLIGLLTALPAVN; from the coding sequence ATGAGCGCGGGGCGCGTCAATGCCGTGAAGCCCCCGCCGGGAAAATGGGCCGACCTGTCGCGGCGCGTCGCCTCGACGCTGGTGCTGCTGGGGATCGGCATCATGCTGGCGGTGGCGTCCGGTATCTGGCTGCGGCTGGCGATGGCGATGATCTCGGCGGTGACCTTCTGGGAACTGGCGGCGATGACCGGCTGGCGCCATCCGCGCCTGCATCCCGGCATCTTCGGTGCCTGGCGGCCCTTTGCCCTGGCGGTCATCGCCTTCATGTCGCAGGTCGTGGCGCAGATGTTCGACCATCCGGCGGCGGTTTTGGCGTTGCTGTTTCCGCTGCTCGCGGGGTTGCCCGGCGCGGCCACGCGCGACCGCTGGACCTATGCGATCTTCGGGCTGGCGATCATGCTGGCCGCCTATGGCCTGGTCGGGTTCCGCGAGGAGCTCGGCCTGTCCTTCGTGCTGTGGCTGATGGGCATCGTCATCATCTCCGACACGGCGGGCTATTTCTTCGGGCGGATGATCGGGGGGCCGAAATTCTGGCCCTCGCTCAGCCCCAAGAAAACCTGGTCGGGGACCGTCGCCGGGTGGATCGGCGCGGCGCTGCTGGGGGCGGCCCTGTATGCGGGGGGGCATGGCGATCTGCTGCTGATCTGGATATCGCCCCTGGTCTGCCTTGCCGGGCAGATGGGCGACATCGCCGAAAGCTGGCTGAAGCGGCGCGCGGGGGTCAAGGACAGTTCGAACCTGATCCCCGGCCATGGCGGCTTCATGGACCGCTTCGACGCGGTGACGGGGGCGGTGCTGGCCACCATGCTGATCGGGCTGCTGACGGCGCTGCCGGCGGTGAACTGA
- the uppS gene encoding polyprenyl diphosphate synthase yields MAAETAPLLQTGGADQRPRHVAIIMDGNGRWATQRGWPRLVGHRRGAERVKQIVRACPDLGVNWLTVYAFSTENWKRTAEEVLGLMKIFRRYIQYEADGMAAEGVRLRFIGGRERLDDKLRALMSSIEARTAGNTRLNLTVAINYGGRDELVRASARLAQKIARGEIETPTEADLTACLDTAGHPDPDLVIRTSGETRTSNFLPWQAAYAEYEFTPTLWPDFTPDHLAQILDRFGMRDRRFGGA; encoded by the coding sequence ATGGCCGCTGAAACCGCACCGCTGCTGCAAACCGGCGGGGCCGATCAGCGGCCCCGCCATGTGGCGATCATCATGGACGGCAACGGCCGCTGGGCCACGCAACGCGGCTGGCCGCGCCTGGTCGGCCACCGCCGGGGCGCCGAGCGCGTCAAGCAGATCGTCCGCGCCTGCCCGGATCTGGGCGTGAACTGGCTGACGGTCTATGCCTTTTCCACGGAAAACTGGAAGCGCACGGCCGAGGAAGTCCTGGGTCTGATGAAGATCTTCCGCCGCTATATCCAATACGAGGCCGACGGCATGGCGGCCGAGGGCGTGCGGCTGCGCTTCATCGGCGGGCGAGAGCGGCTGGACGACAAGCTGCGCGCGCTGATGTCCTCGATCGAGGCGCGGACGGCGGGCAATACCCGGCTGAACCTCACCGTGGCGATCAATTACGGCGGCCGCGACGAACTGGTCCGCGCCTCGGCCCGGCTGGCGCAGAAGATCGCGCGGGGCGAGATCGAGACGCCGACCGAGGCCGATCTGACCGCCTGCCTGGACACGGCGGGCCATCCCGATCCCGACCTGGTGATCCGCACCTCGGGCGAGACGCGGACCTCGAACTTCCTGCCCTGGCAGGCGGCTTACGCGGAATACGAATTCACGCCGACGCTGTGGCCCGATTTCACCCCCGACCACCTGGCGCAGATCCTCGACCGCTTCGGGATGCGCGACCGGCGTTTCGGGGGCGCATGA
- the frr gene encoding ribosome recycling factor — protein sequence MAEDIEIDIDDLERRMKGAMESLRHEFSSLRTGRASAAMVEPVQVEAYGQMTPINQLGTVNVPEPRMVTINVWDKGMVGKVEKAIRESGLGINPQLNGTIIMLPIPELNEERRRELTKVAAQYAEHARVAIRNVRRDGMDQIKKGKANGMPEDDQKFWETAVQELTDKMIALVDQALEGKQAEIMQV from the coding sequence ATGGCAGAGGACATCGAAATCGACATCGACGATCTGGAACGGCGGATGAAGGGCGCGATGGAAAGCCTGCGCCACGAATTCTCCAGCCTGCGGACGGGCCGGGCCTCGGCTGCGATGGTGGAACCGGTCCAGGTCGAGGCTTACGGCCAGATGACCCCGATCAACCAGCTTGGCACCGTCAACGTGCCCGAACCGCGCATGGTCACGATCAACGTCTGGGACAAGGGCATGGTCGGCAAGGTCGAAAAGGCCATCCGCGAAAGCGGGCTGGGGATCAACCCGCAGTTGAACGGCACCATCATCATGCTGCCGATCCCCGAGCTGAACGAGGAACGCCGCCGCGAGCTGACCAAGGTCGCCGCGCAATACGCGGAACATGCCCGCGTCGCGATCCGCAACGTGCGCCGCGACGGCATGGACCAGATCAAGAAGGGCAAGGCCAACGGGATGCCCGAGGATGACCAGAAATTCTGGGAAACCGCCGTGCAGGAATTGACCGACAAGATGATCGCCCTGGTCGATCAGGCGCTTGAAGGCAAGCAAGCCGAGATCATGCAGGTCTGA
- the pyrH gene encoding UMP kinase has product MTDHRTTAPAQYGRVMLKISGEALMGDQGYGLHPPTVARIADEVESVQKMGVEVCMVIGGGNIFRGLQGSAQGMERTTADYMGMLATVMNALAMQAALEAKGLHCRVISAIRMDEVCEPYIRRRAIRHLEKKRIVIFAAGTGNPYFTTDTAATLRANEMNCEAIFKGTKVDGVYDKDPKKFPDARRYAEVSYDEVLQKHLGVMDASAIALARDNRLPIIVFSLDEPGGFRGILEGRGTYTRVHN; this is encoded by the coding sequence ATGACCGATCATCGGACGACGGCGCCCGCGCAATACGGCAGGGTAATGCTGAAAATCTCGGGCGAGGCGCTGATGGGCGATCAGGGTTACGGCCTGCACCCGCCCACCGTGGCCCGCATCGCCGACGAGGTCGAATCGGTCCAGAAGATGGGGGTCGAGGTCTGCATGGTCATCGGCGGCGGCAACATCTTCCGCGGCCTGCAAGGCAGCGCCCAGGGGATGGAGCGGACGACCGCCGATTACATGGGGATGCTGGCCACGGTCATGAACGCGCTTGCCATGCAGGCCGCCTTGGAGGCCAAGGGCCTGCATTGCCGCGTCATCAGCGCCATCCGCATGGACGAGGTTTGCGAACCTTACATCCGCCGCCGCGCCATCCGCCACCTGGAAAAGAAGCGGATCGTGATCTTCGCCGCAGGCACCGGAAACCCCTATTTCACCACCGACACCGCCGCCACGCTGCGCGCGAACGAGATGAACTGCGAGGCGATCTTCAAGGGCACCAAGGTCGATGGCGTCTATGACAAGGATCCGAAGAAATTCCCCGACGCCAGGCGTTACGCCGAGGTCAGCTATGACGAGGTGCTGCAAAAGCACCTGGGGGTGATGGATGCCTCGGCGATCGCGCTTGCCCGCGACAACCGCCTGCCGATCATCGTCTTCTCGCTGGACGAACCGGGCGGGTTCCGGGGGATTCTGGAAGGCCGGGGCACCTATACGCGGGTCCATAACTAG
- the miaA gene encoding tRNA (adenosine(37)-N6)-dimethylallyltransferase MiaA: protein MIGHVGSFVSAPVAFIAAQNVAKGGGVQPFESPPAVIDLDQIDPARHLLIAGPTASGKSTLALRVAQAQGGLIVNADALQIWSCWRVLTARPSLADEAAAPHALYGHVAPGVTYSVGDWLRDVAGLLDRRLIVVGGTGLYLTALTQGLAYVPPTPPAIRAEGDARLAAPGGLARMVADLDPATRARIDTLNPARVQRAWEVLEATGRGLADWQANTPPPLIAPADAQRILVTADRDWLAQRIARRFHLMMRQGALDEVRAMLPQWDPARQWARAIGAPELAAFLRGKTDLPTATDRAIIATRQYAKGQRIWFRGRMKDWQPVAADAKNTRHD from the coding sequence ATGATCGGTCATGTTGGTTCCTTCGTGTCAGCGCCGGTCGCTTTCATCGCCGCGCAAAATGTCGCAAAAGGCGGCGGTGTTCAACCATTCGAAAGCCCGCCTGCCGTGATCGACCTGGACCAGATCGACCCCGCGCGCCACCTGCTGATCGCAGGTCCGACCGCCAGCGGCAAATCCACCCTGGCCCTGCGCGTGGCCCAGGCGCAGGGCGGGCTGATCGTCAATGCCGACGCGCTGCAAATCTGGTCCTGCTGGCGGGTGCTGACCGCGCGCCCGTCCCTCGCCGACGAAGCGGCGGCCCCCCATGCGCTGTACGGCCATGTCGCGCCGGGCGTCACCTATTCGGTGGGCGACTGGCTGCGGGACGTGGCGGGGCTTCTGGACCGGAGGCTGATCGTGGTGGGCGGCACCGGACTTTATCTGACCGCGCTGACGCAGGGGCTGGCCTATGTCCCGCCAACACCGCCCGCGATCCGGGCCGAGGGCGACGCCCGGCTGGCCGCGCCGGGCGGGCTGGCGCGCATGGTGGCCGATCTGGATCCCGCCACCCGCGCGCGGATCGACACCCTGAACCCCGCCCGCGTCCAACGCGCCTGGGAGGTGCTGGAGGCCACCGGGCGCGGCCTTGCCGACTGGCAGGCCAACACCCCCCCGCCGCTGATCGCCCCCGCCGACGCGCAGCGCATCCTGGTCACGGCGGACCGCGACTGGCTGGCCCAGAGGATCGCGCGCCGGTTCCACCTGATGATGCGGCAGGGCGCGCTGGACGAGGTGCGGGCCATGCTGCCGCAGTGGGATCCGGCGCGGCAATGGGCGCGGGCCATCGGCGCCCCGGAACTGGCCGCCTTCCTGCGGGGCAAGACGGATCTGCCGACCGCCACGGACCGGGCGATCATCGCCACCCGCCAATACGCCAAGGGCCAGCGGATCTGGTTCCGGGGGCGGATGAAGGACTGGCAACCCGTTGCCGCTGATGCAAAAAACACACGCCATGATTGA
- a CDS encoding AraC family transcriptional regulator, with amino-acid sequence MTDSDVNAPGIPDAADAAPDRPAVVTPTPAAAPAALRPALRKGRPIGRQQGMRLLPLQAFIWGSRAMPPQPRTRPDHTLIWVTEGRMQLDFPRSHVILRAGDLRHIPAGTAFAAMPAPGTLGHVALISARLAARAEPPLPDRGMAAHVGSHAAQLEATLHELAMETADPDAGTLSCLLNLLSLRLGQLQPGRPPEQAAGAAPDLPLIEAFLALAVQRLGSAGSVAELAADLNSTMGALDQACLAARGKRAVELIHDLQLERAVDLLRGTRRPTLRIAADLGYSSHAHFIRAFVAATGRTPDAFRAQSC; translated from the coding sequence GTGACGGACAGCGATGTCAACGCGCCCGGCATTCCCGATGCCGCCGACGCCGCACCCGACCGCCCGGCGGTCGTCACGCCCACGCCGGCCGCCGCCCCCGCCGCGCTGCGGCCCGCCCTGCGCAAAGGCCGCCCCATCGGGCGCCAGCAGGGAATGCGGCTGCTGCCCTTGCAGGCCTTCATCTGGGGCAGCCGGGCGATGCCGCCGCAGCCGCGAACACGGCCCGACCACACGCTGATCTGGGTCACCGAAGGGCGGATGCAGCTGGATTTTCCCCGCAGCCATGTCATCCTGCGCGCGGGCGATCTGCGCCATATTCCGGCGGGAACCGCCTTCGCCGCGATGCCGGCGCCGGGAACGCTGGGCCATGTCGCGCTGATCTCGGCCAGGCTTGCGGCGCGGGCCGAACCGCCGCTGCCGGATCGGGGGATGGCCGCGCATGTCGGCTCTCACGCCGCGCAACTTGAGGCGACGTTGCACGAACTGGCCATGGAAACCGCCGATCCCGATGCCGGAACGCTGTCCTGCCTGCTGAACCTGCTGTCGCTGCGCCTGGGCCAGCTTCAGCCCGGCCGCCCGCCCGAACAGGCCGCGGGCGCCGCGCCGGATCTGCCGCTGATCGAAGCCTTCCTGGCGCTTGCGGTGCAGCGGCTGGGATCGGCGGGATCGGTGGCGGAACTGGCGGCGGACCTGAACAGCACCATGGGCGCGCTGGACCAGGCCTGCCTGGCGGCGCGCGGCAAGCGGGCGGTGGAGTTGATCCACGACCTGCAACTGGAACGGGCGGTCGATCTGCTGCGGGGCACGCGGCGCCCCACGCTGCGCATCGCGGCCGACCTGGGCTATTCCAGCCATGCCCATTTCATCCGCGCCTTCGTGGCGGCGACGGGACGCACCCCCGACGCCTTCCGCGCTCAGTCCTGCTGA
- a CDS encoding RlmE family RNA methyltransferase gives MTMTKAPGSREGKSSGRGQRDLRVRVKTAKGRKLSSTLWLERQLNDPYVARARREGYRGRAAYKILELDDKYRFLVPGARVVDLGCAPGGWCQVAVGRVNALGEKSGKAVGKVLGVDLQEVDPIAGAEIHQLDFLSEGADQQVKDWLGGPADVVMSDMAAASSGHKGTDHLRIVALVEAAAALAFDILEPGGTFVAKVLAGGAETDMQAMLKRNFDKVANVKPPASRSDSSEKFVVATGFRGRPQADQQANQQD, from the coding sequence ATGACGATGACGAAGGCTCCCGGCAGCCGCGAGGGCAAATCCAGCGGGCGCGGCCAGCGCGACCTGCGGGTGCGGGTCAAGACCGCCAAGGGCCGCAAGCTGTCCAGCACGCTGTGGCTGGAACGGCAGTTGAACGACCCCTATGTAGCGCGGGCCCGGCGCGAGGGCTATCGCGGCCGCGCGGCCTACAAGATCCTGGAACTGGACGACAAGTATCGCTTTCTGGTGCCCGGCGCGCGGGTGGTGGACCTGGGCTGCGCGCCCGGCGGCTGGTGCCAGGTCGCCGTGGGCCGGGTGAACGCCCTGGGCGAGAAATCCGGCAAGGCGGTCGGCAAGGTTCTGGGCGTCGATCTGCAAGAGGTCGATCCCATCGCCGGGGCCGAGATCCATCAGCTCGATTTCCTGTCCGAGGGCGCCGACCAGCAGGTCAAGGACTGGCTGGGCGGTCCCGCCGATGTGGTGATGTCGGACATGGCCGCCGCGTCCTCGGGCCACAAGGGCACCGACCATCTGCGCATCGTGGCCCTGGTCGAGGCGGCGGCAGCCCTGGCCTTCGACATCCTCGAACCCGGTGGAACTTTCGTCGCCAAGGTCTTGGCCGGCGGGGCGGAAACGGACATGCAGGCGATGCTGAAACGCAATTTCGACAAGGTGGCGAATGTCAAGCCGCCCGCCAGCCGCAGCGATTCATCCGAGAAATTCGTGGTCGCCACCGGCTTTCGGGGCAGGCCCCAAGCGGATCAGCAGGCCAATCAGCAGGACTGA
- a CDS encoding Ppx/GppA phosphatase family protein has translation MTPKRPAGADAFPKPAVEPSGTRNPEEGALYAALDLGTNSCRMLIARPKGSQFQVIDSFSKPVQLGQGLEASGRLSRGSMVRTVHALQVCRRKLEQHRVRHMRLVATEACRRARNSRDLMRTIRRETGLQIETIGAEEEARLAVISCAPLVSHKTETLMVVDIGGGSTELVWIDLEDVEPKERPRAIMRLSDGFGNPQPGGARVVDWISVPLGVATLRDQFADVEDDQGRFALMSWYFEEMLSGFTPYAQGSPDDGFQIIGTSGTVTTVAASFLGLRRYDRTKVDGLEMTSDQIDRVIHSYLQLGPEGRRADPRIGRERHALIMSGAAILQTLMRVWPTSKLSVADRGLREGLLYAQMVRDGVLAADGLNGVA, from the coding sequence ATGACGCCCAAGCGTCCTGCGGGTGCGGACGCGTTCCCGAAACCTGCGGTAGAGCCGTCTGGCACCCGAAACCCCGAGGAGGGGGCGCTTTATGCTGCCCTCGACCTCGGCACAAACTCGTGCCGGATGCTGATTGCCCGACCGAAGGGCAGTCAGTTCCAGGTCATCGACAGCTTCTCCAAGCCGGTGCAGCTTGGCCAGGGGCTGGAGGCTTCGGGCCGGCTGTCCCGCGGCTCGATGGTGCGCACGGTCCACGCATTGCAGGTCTGCCGGCGCAAGCTGGAACAGCACCGGGTGCGCCACATGCGCCTGGTCGCGACCGAGGCCTGCCGCCGGGCGAGGAACAGCCGCGACCTGATGCGCACCATCCGGCGCGAGACCGGGTTGCAGATCGAAACCATCGGGGCCGAGGAAGAGGCCCGGCTGGCGGTGATTTCCTGCGCGCCGCTGGTCAGCCACAAGACCGAGACGCTGATGGTCGTCGATATCGGCGGCGGATCGACCGAGCTTGTCTGGATCGACCTGGAAGACGTGGAACCCAAGGAACGCCCCCGCGCGATCATGCGGCTGTCGGACGGTTTCGGCAATCCGCAGCCGGGCGGGGCGCGGGTCGTGGACTGGATCAGCGTGCCCCTGGGCGTGGCGACGCTGCGCGACCAGTTCGCCGATGTCGAGGACGACCAGGGCCGCTTCGCGCTGATGAGCTGGTATTTCGAGGAGATGCTGTCGGGCTTCACCCCCTATGCGCAAGGCTCGCCCGATGACGGGTTCCAGATCATCGGCACGTCCGGCACCGTCACGACGGTCGCCGCCAGCTTCCTGGGCCTGCGCCGTTACGACCGCACCAAGGTCGACGGGCTGGAGATGACCAGCGACCAGATCGACCGGGTGATCCATTCCTATCTGCAACTCGGTCCCGAGGGCCGCCGCGCCGATCCGCGCATCGGCCGCGAACGCCATGCGCTGATCATGTCGGGGGCGGCGATCCTGCAAACGCTGATGCGGGTCTGGCCCACCAGCAAGCTGTCGGTCGCCGATCGCGGCCTGCGAGAGGGGTTGCTTTACGCCCAGATGGTGCGCGATGGGGTGCTGGCAGCCGATGGATTGAACGGAGTGGCATGA
- a CDS encoding MOSC domain-containing protein, translating into MMPTTLLTGPIAPLPGTSATSGIAKVPVGGSLWLGAEGLAGDAQADRRVHGGPEKAVHHYPLDHYAAWRADLGALPVLDAPGAFGENVSTQGMTEDRVAVGDIFRLGGALIQVSQGRQPCWKLNHRFGVPDMARRVQNTGRTGWYYRVLQTGEVSPGDDLVLVDRPAPGWTLRRLWRAMYVDRLNRAELEGIAALDVLAEGWRRYARRRLDSGRVEDWRPRLEGKA; encoded by the coding sequence ATCATGCCCACGACCCTGCTGACCGGTCCCATCGCCCCCCTGCCGGGGACATCCGCGACAAGCGGCATCGCCAAGGTTCCGGTCGGCGGTTCCCTGTGGCTGGGCGCCGAGGGGTTGGCGGGCGATGCGCAGGCCGACCGGCGCGTCCATGGCGGCCCCGAGAAGGCGGTGCATCACTATCCGCTGGATCATTACGCGGCCTGGCGGGCCGATCTGGGGGCGCTGCCGGTGCTGGATGCGCCGGGGGCCTTCGGCGAAAACGTCTCGACCCAGGGCATGACCGAGGACAGGGTGGCGGTGGGCGACATCTTCCGGCTGGGCGGCGCGCTGATCCAGGTGTCCCAGGGCCGCCAGCCCTGCTGGAAGCTGAACCACCGCTTCGGCGTCCCGGACATGGCGCGGCGGGTCCAGAACACCGGCCGCACCGGCTGGTATTACCGCGTCCTGCAAACGGGCGAGGTCTCGCCCGGCGACGATCTGGTCCTGGTCGACCGGCCGGCGCCCGGCTGGACGCTGCGGCGGCTGTGGCGGGCGATGTATGTGGACCGCCTGAACCGCGCCGAACTGGAGGGGATCGCCGCGCTTGATGTCCTGGCCGAGGGCTGGCGGCGTTACGCGCGCCGCCGCCTGGACAGCGGCCGGGTCGAGGACTGGCGCCCCCGGCTGGAGGGCAAGGCATGA
- the pdxY gene encoding pyridoxal kinase, translated as MKPPLVISIQSQVVFGHVGNSAAVFPMQAAGLEVAAIPTVLFSNQPAHPTLRGAPLPPALFADLLLGAEERGLPQRALWLVTGYIGSVQVGRLVADFVARAKAANPALRYLCDPVMGDHGPGLYVPAELARIMRDRLLPLADLATPNSFELGHLTGRVIGGMADLRGAAADLSLAPGATLIATGCVLDDSPAGHLESVILAPDGATRHPTPRLPVALPGTGDLFAGLIVAALGRGRSLPQAVETAQLLTSAALAQADRIGATEVVLSDPGFRAALLTL; from the coding sequence ATGAAGCCGCCGCTGGTGATCTCGATCCAGAGCCAGGTGGTCTTCGGCCATGTCGGCAATTCCGCCGCCGTCTTTCCGATGCAGGCGGCGGGGCTGGAGGTCGCGGCCATCCCGACCGTGCTGTTTTCCAACCAGCCCGCCCATCCCACCCTGCGCGGCGCGCCCCTGCCGCCCGCGCTGTTCGCCGACCTGCTGCTGGGGGCCGAGGAACGCGGCCTGCCGCAGCGCGCGCTGTGGCTGGTGACGGGCTATATCGGCTCGGTTCAGGTCGGGCGGCTTGTCGCGGATTTCGTGGCCCGCGCCAAGGCCGCCAACCCGGCGCTGCGATACCTGTGCGACCCGGTGATGGGCGATCACGGGCCGGGGCTTTACGTGCCCGCCGAACTGGCCCGGATCATGCGCGACCGCCTGCTGCCGCTGGCCGATCTGGCGACGCCGAATTCGTTCGAGCTTGGGCATCTGACCGGCCGCGTCATCGGCGGCATGGCCGATCTGCGCGGCGCGGCCGCCGATCTGTCGCTGGCGCCGGGCGCCACGCTGATCGCCACCGGCTGCGTTCTGGACGACAGCCCGGCCGGCCATCTGGAAAGCGTGATCCTGGCCCCCGACGGCGCGACGCGGCATCCGACCCCGCGCCTGCCGGTGGCGCTGCCGGGAACGGGCGACCTGTTCGCGGGCCTGATCGTCGCGGCCTTGGGCCGGGGCCGCAGCCTGCCGCAGGCGGTCGAGACCGCGCAGCTTCTGACATCCGCCGCCCTGGCCCAGGCCGACCGGATCGGCGCGACCGAGGTCGTGTTGTCCGATCCCGGCTTCCGCGCCGCCCTGCTGACCCTGTAA
- a CDS encoding PaaI family thioesterase: MDIGSTLPDETVARIRDSFARQGLMGLLGAELAEVKAGLVTIRLPFRSDLTQQHGYFHAGGTASVADTAGGYAGFTLFPDDSSVLTVEFKLNLMNPAQGDRLEAVGRVIKPGRTLTICQLDVWGVTADRRVHVATGLQTLICVQGRPA; encoded by the coding sequence ATGGATATCGGCAGCACCCTGCCCGACGAGACTGTGGCCCGGATCCGCGACAGCTTTGCCCGCCAGGGGCTGATGGGCCTGCTGGGCGCCGAACTGGCCGAGGTCAAGGCCGGGCTGGTGACGATCCGCCTGCCCTTCCGGTCCGACCTGACGCAGCAGCACGGCTATTTCCACGCGGGCGGCACCGCCTCTGTCGCGGATACGGCGGGCGGCTATGCCGGGTTCACGCTGTTTCCCGACGACAGCTCGGTCCTGACCGTCGAATTCAAGCTGAACCTGATGAACCCCGCGCAGGGCGATCGCCTGGAGGCCGTGGGCCGCGTCATCAAGCCGGGCCGGACCCTGACGATCTGCCAGCTGGATGTCTGGGGCGTCACCGCCGACCGGCGGGTCCATGTCGCGACCGGGCTTCAGACCCTGATTTGCGTGCAGGGCAGGCCCGCCTGA